A single Oryctolagus cuniculus chromosome 18, mOryCun1.1, whole genome shotgun sequence DNA region contains:
- the LOC100341479 gene encoding olfactory receptor 6Z7-like → MEMSLELSNNTRIQEFVLLGLSAKLGIRDALFLVFLTLYLLTLLENTLIIYLICSHSELHKPMYFFLGNLSCLEMCYVSVTMPSLLVGLWTGPCHVPFTACMTQLFFFISLICTECTLLASMAYDRYVAICRPLHYPLLMRPQVCLGLSLSSWLGGLVVSVIKTACIASLSYCGPNVLNHFFCDVSPLLNLSCTHVSLTELVDFISAIVILWGSLLLAMASYVAIGRAVLRMPSASARHKAFSTCASHLLVVGIFYSATIFIYARPSRIEAMDLNKVLSVIYTVVTPMCNPVIYCLRNKEVQAAFHKTLHWS, encoded by the coding sequence ATAAGGGATGCCCTGTTCCTTGTCTTCCTGACTCTCTACCTGCTGACCCTCCTGGAGAACACGCTCATCATCTACCTCATCTGCAGCCACAGTGAGCTCCACAagcccatgtacttcttcctgggCAACCTCAGCTGCTTGGAGATGTGCTACGTGTCAGTGACCATGCCCAGCCTGCTGGTGGGACTGTGGACTGGACCCTGCCATGTGCCCTTCACAGCCTGCATGACCCAATTGTTCTTCTTCATCTCTCTCATCTGCACAGAGTGCACCCTCCTGGCCTccatggcctatgaccgctacGTGGCCATCTGCCGCCCTCTGCACTACCCACTGCTCATGCGGCCCCAGGTCTGCCTGGGCTTATCCTTGTCCTCATGGCTTGGTGGGCTGGTGGTCTCAGTGATCAAAACAGCATGCATTGCTAGCCTGTCCTACTGTGGCCCCAATGTTCTCAACCACTTCTTCTGTGATGTCTCCCCTCTGCTCAACctgtcctgcacccacgtgtccCTGACAGAGCTGGTGGACTTCATTTCTGCAATTGTCATCCTTtggggttccctgctcctggccatgGCCTCCTATGTGGCCATTGGTAGGGCCGTGCTCCGCATGCCGTCAGCTTCTGCCCGCCACAAAGctttctccacctgtgcctcccatTTGCTGGTGGTCGGCATCTTTTACTCAGCCACGATCTTCATCTATGCCCGCCCCAGCCGCATAGAAGCCATGGACCTCAACAAGGTGCTGTCAGTCATCTACACGGTGGTCACACCCATGTGCAACCCTGTCATCTACTGTCTGCGCAACAAGGAGGTCCAGGCAGCTTTCCATAAAACCCTGCACTGGTCCTGA